In the genome of Drosophila kikkawai strain 14028-0561.14 chromosome 2R, DkikHiC1v2, whole genome shotgun sequence, the window GGGGGTTTATAATGGGATGTTGCGTTTTTGGGACTTGGGAAACTTGCATTTTATCCTTCTGGTGCTGTCTTTTACCCATCTTGGCTGTCTTTTGTTAAAAATGGATGAATTTAACGAATCAAGAGGAGATCCCAAaactttgtttacaaaaattgCAATGGAACTGCCAACTCGTGCGCAGATCATCGATTGCACTCGAACACTAGACATCAAAGTGTTGCATTTTGTTAAACGTTTAAAATTCTAAACATAAGCACcaattaattagttaatatatttatattgcttaatttattatacCTTACAAATCAGTTTATTggtattaaataaagtaaatctAGTGTTTTATATTCAAACTTTTATGATTTgctaaagaaatataaatattgtacaGCATAGGAAACCAACCCGaggtttaaataatataatagctcttcaaatataatattataacttaTTTAGGGGTAACTGGAATTATGAATGCAGTGACTTGCAAAATTGCacgataattaaaaaaataccaaatcATAGAAAAGAACTAGACCTTGTTGCACAGTGCTATTGAACCACACGAACAGCTGTTCTGCAGGGCGCTGCAGCCCTGGTTCGGGAGGTTCAGTAAAATCAAACAACAAAGGCGAGCGAAGAATTTTCCAACGTATAATATACGACGATAAAAATAGGCAGCACGGTTGACCTTGGGCGCGATGTCTAGCCCCCACATTAACTACCGCTCGCTGGACGAGGAGATGGCCAGTCCCTTCCAGGAGCAGCGTCGCCCGCCCGTCACAGTCATCACAACAACAGAAAAAGCGAAAGACGCAAAAACGCAGGCAGCTGCTGCGCATTTAGACCCCCTCGACGACCATGGGTTGGAGCAGGCGCTGGAGGAGCCCGACACGGAACACGAGGCCGAGGACACGCCCCGGAACAGTGGCGTTATGATACACATGGTCCCAGAGACGGGACGGGCGCGATGGAACCACATCGAAGACCTTGACTCGTTCTTCTCGCGGATGTACCAGTACCAGCAGAAGCATGGCTTCCAAGTGATAGTGCTGGACGAGGTGCTGCAGGTTCTAGAGTTCGGATTTGTCGTCTGGCTGCTGGTCTTCGTGACGCACTTCGTCCGCTACGACGAGCTCTTCGGCGATGTGCCGCACAACGGAACAAAGACCACGCTCTCTGACGTGATCTATCCCACGTCGGAGTGGGGAAAACGCGTTGGATTTTTCACCTACCTGATTGTGTTCATTGCCGCCATCTACCTGGGCATTCGCCTGCTAAAGATGGTGTATCACATCACCCAGTTCGCGGACATCCGGCGCTTTTACAACTCGGCGCTGCACATCGAGGACTCCGAGCTGGACAACTTCACATGGCATGATGTGCAGCAGCGCATCCGACGTGTACAGGCTGAGCAGCACATGTGCATCGACAAGGAGTCGCTCACCGAGCTGGACATCTATCATCGTGTGCTGCGCTTCAAGAACTACCTGGTGGCGCTGATGAACAAGCAGCTACTGCCCGTTCGATTTCACCTGCCACTGATCGGGGAGGTGGTCTCCCTCAGCCGTGGTATGCTGTTCAACATAGACTTTATCCTGTTCCGTGGACCGGGATCGCCCTTCCAGAACAACTGGCAGCTCAGGGATGAGTTTGCGGTGAGGAGCAATCAAACTGAGCTGGCCCAGCGCCTGTCCAAGCTGATCCTGGGCGTGGCGCTGCTTAACCTTCTGCTAGCTCCTGTCATTTTTGTGTGGCAACTCATCTACTTTAGTTTCTCCTATGCCAATATCCTGCGCAAGGAGCCCGGCGCCTTGGGACTACGCACATGGTCCAACTACGGACGCCTATACCTTCGGCACTTCAACGAGCTGGATCACGAATTGGATGCGCGGTTGAACCGGGCCTACGAGTACGCTGACCGCTACCTCAACTCCTTCTCTTCGCCGCTGCTCGCTGTGATAGCCAGAAACCTGCTCTTTATCAGCGGAGGCTTGCTTCTGTTCCTCCTGGTGCTGACTATGTACTCCATTCACGTCGCGGAGGTGGAGCACGTGGTTACTATCATGGCTGTGCTCACCACAGTGGGCGTGATTGCCAGGACTCTCGTTCCCGATGAGAACCTCATTTGGTGCCCCGAACAGCTGATGACCGCCATCTTAGCGCATGTTCACTACCTGCCCTCGGAGTGGCGACAGCAGGCACACACAGCTCGCGTTCGTCAGGAGTTCGGCCACTTCTTTCAGTTCAAGGCCGGCTACCTGCTCAGCGAAGTCTTCAGCCCGTTTGTCACACCCTTTGTGCTGATCTTTGTGTTCCGGCCCAAGGCCATGGAGTTGGTACGCTTCTTCCGCACCTTTACCGTCTCCGTGCGCGGCGTGGGCAACGTCTGTTCCTTCGCCCAGATGGATGTGCGCAAGCACGGTAATCCCGACTGGCAGCTGGCAAGCGAGCTGGATGAAATGACCCGCCCAGGGACCCAGCAAccgcaccaccagcagcagcaacaggatcCACAGCAGCGGAGTTTGGCCGGCGGCAAGACGGAGATGTCGCTGCTGCGCTTCACTCTTAACAATCCGGAGTGGCAGATGCCCAAGGAGGCCAAGCAGTTCCTGCGCGGGGTCCGAGAGCATGCCGTAGGTGAGTTGGTGCAGGCCAAGACCTCGACGGTGCAGGAGAACCCGCTGACCAACAGCCTCGTCTCGTTCGGCACCATCGGCGAGGAGTACTGCTCCCTGGCCAATTCGGTGCTGGCCGCCCAACTTACGCCGCACCAGCTGGAGATCTCGCAGTCCCTGCGCCCGGGCATGGCACCAGGACAGAGTCGTGGTCCTACTTCAGGGGGATTCCCAGTCGCCGGCAGCGATTTCCGCCAGATGCTGCAGCAAAACCTGTCCGCCAGCATGGGACCCACGGACAGCATGCGTCACTTGGGACTCAGCCGTGCCGAGGGACGCGTGGAGGGTCCTGGAGAGACCCTGCTTTACGGACTCTGCGGCATGGAGCCTCGCGTTGGACGGACTCCGCTGAACGTGGGCGTGGCCGATATGTGCCTGAGCGCTCTCTACCTGCACGAGCTGAGCCAGCAGAGGCGACAGGCGCGCCAGTCGCGCATCGACGAGGCAGAGGACGAGCGTCCTGGGCCAAGCAACTGGCCGCCAAGGCCACCGCCGGCTGCTCCGCCGGCCACTGCCGGCTCCCGCCATACCGTGATCACCTCAAAGGCTGCCGAGAGCACGCCGCTGCTGGGTAGCATCCGCTCATAGCAGCGGCCAGAGTGGATCTAACCACTTGTAGAGCTAAGGACCACCCCCCATTTCTGCTATTAGTGATTAAcctttaattaagttttaaagtgTGAACGaacgagcgagcgagcgaacGACGTCGTCTAGTGCGTAGCTAAACTAATGTCAAACTAAGCTAAACTAAACGAGAAGCAATAAACATAACTGCATTATCAAAAATAAAGggtttcttttatattaatacTATTCCAGGGGTCTGttcttataataattatacacttttaagtaaaataactgacaataaattttcataatcaagTAATGCGTTAAGTCTGCTTAGGGgctttcttaaataaattatttctttgtaTTAAACTTACCGTGGGAATATAGATTTAGGTATAACCATAAAGGTTAAGCCCCCAAATATGTCAAAACCCCAGCTAGCAATAGATAACACTCTCCTTTGTCAGGATAACATACCTAAAGCCTATTGCCTTTTATCCAGATCTCACTTCTCATCGGGCTGTGGGAATCCTGTGCCTTTACATCTCCTGGGGCTCTGATGTATGGCCTCCATTTGCCGGCATTGTTGGCACACCACATCCACCAGCCACTAGCTGGAACCGAGATCAAGAtgcagcgagagagagagagaaagacgCATCGCATCCAGCTGTGCTGCAGCGCCTCGTGTGTCACTTGCCACACACGAACGCCATTTGGCGATTGGTGTTGATGGCATATGCAGCGAGCAGAGAGTGGACACCGGAGAACTCAGATCGAAGGAGTGAAGTGTGGTGGCCAAGTGCGTGCCTATGAATCTCCCCTGGCCAGGCCAGACACAGATATACAGATACCGCCAATCCCCGCCAGCTGCAGCGGCTGCAATGGTTGTGGCAACATTTATGAATTATGTGCGTGCTGCATGGAGCTAAAGCTGGAGCTGTAGTTGGAATCTCTCTGACTGGATCGCTGGAGAGACTCTTGGATCACGTTGTCTCATTTTTCCGCTGCACGCCAATTTTGGGGGGAGCATTGGCCAACAGTACACGAATGTACGAACGGCAGGCCGGCGGCCACTTGCCCGTTTTGGATCCATCCTCCGACTCGGACTCTGAATCCGACTCCAGCTCCGATGGACGATGGAGGATGGagatgcagttgcagttgcatgTAGTACTAATTGTAGAGCTTGTGTTATCCGATCCTGCAcagggaaaaaattataaataattatgttgtttagattttataactttaaaagttttaaactTTGAAGTTTAGATTcaggtttaattttaaaatgagaCAGATTCTTTAATAAAGTCTCAATTAGAAGATTAAGAAGTAAAATATCTTGATTTCTTTATCCCAAAATGAAGTGgttattcctttttttggccatatttttcCTTTCGTGTAAATGATATGGAGTGGAGTGAGGTGACGCGTCGCTTATGGCTCAAATGGAAACATTTCGCGAGCCTTGTCAAACAatcgaatttaatttatgatttcCTGCGCCAATCGAGTAATGACACTGCATGTGGTAGACCTCGGCGGACCCCGAAACTCTGGATATCTCGTGATCACTCGATACGCAATTTGGTCACAGCAGGGCCCGAAAATCGTAGCTTTGGCTGCGAATTGGAAAGGCCCAGAgagggaatgggaatgggaatggattggattggattggaatGGACATGAACGTGAACGTGGACGGGAGCCACTTGCATATGCGGCTGTCTGGGATTCTGATGGCTGTGGACCACCGCGTCGCGATCGCGGCGGCAGTAGAACCAGTTCAAGATCAGGCGTCACTTTGCGGCGCTGAGTGCCGCTGACAGTTGGATAAGGTTCGAGTTCGAGTCGCCAAGCTGTAAGACTCAGTTCCCTGAGACTCCAGATCGCAGCTGCCATTCCGCAATTAGAGCCCCGGCCTGTTGTCGCAGTTGCACGTCGTCGGCCGCTATCAAACGTGTCTCTATGTCTCCGGCAGCGACTAATGATGATGGTCCCTGTCCCAGTCCCTGTCCCGATCCCCGATCCAAGCCGAAGCCTCCGCTGATCCGAGTGTCGAGTGTGAAGCATCAGCGTCGTCGCCTTTGATTGACAACTGATCAGCGTTTTGGAGCAGCGTTTCCCACTTTTGGAGCCAGCACGTTCTGCCTGATAACTTATCggctttttttcataattaaaaaaccgGCTCGGCCTCCTGGCTCCTTACAAATAGATGAGTCCCTGGTTAAGATTGACCAGATGAGGTTCAAATAGTTTAGTCGCCCCGCCAAGCTCTCTCTCCCCCTGCCTCCCTGGATTTGCATTGCAAATTAGACGCGGCTTCATTTGCTCCTTTCGGACTGTTGCCGTGTAATCGAGCTGCGATtcaataaaacatttaaacattaaactgcttttatgcaaattgccgGCATGCGCTTAATTTTCGATCAGCAATGGTATCTGGTTTTGGCCTTGCATCCGCTTGAATTATCTACCCATTGCATGCCTGCAACACCTTACGATCCAAGCCGATTCGATGCGATTCGATCCCCGCCCTCCTCCGATCCAGGAGATGATAGCATCTAGAGTGGATATGTACATAGTCTGCTGTTCGGCTGCCTCCATCGCTCCTCCATCTAATGGCGGTTGCTAAAATGCTAATCAATAGCCTTATCGCTATTAATCTCGGCTTCGATTTACCTTCTGCCCGGATCTCTCTGCCAGCTACTTGTTTTTCGAGATGGGATCACTGGAGGTGGGTTTAGCTTGGGGTTCGGCTTAGTGGCTTAGGGGAAAGGGTACTGATTGGTACTGGACCATCATTAAACATCCAATTGCTGTTGCCTGTTTGTAAATGTTTGTTGGCTTAAATTGTAGATCATTACGTTAATTAACATTGAGCATACGCCGTGTGGGTCACAGAGAGAGGGGTAAGCTGAGACCCCCCCGCAACAACCTGCCCTTCATTAAAGAACATTGTTGTAGGCCTTGAAAGGTGTTTTCATTACCATAAGTTGATTAAAGTTGACCAGAAGGGAACTGACATTGGAAAATCTTTAAGATCGTTAGAAGTTCTTGGATATTTGAAAAGTTATCTCAATCAAGTTTTACTActtttttattgataaattCCATAAAAGAGATAAGATATAACTCCTTGTGACTCCGAGTTAAAGACCTCTCCCAATTTTTAAGCCAAAGCCAAGCCTCCTTCATTTTTTCTCCCATTACAAGATGATCAAGGAAATGACATTCTTTGGACTCATTAATTTGGCATAAGCCCTCCAGCTGCAGGTCACATGGCTGCATAAGGAGCACAAGGAAAAGTAGCAGGAGGAACGGATGGAGGCCAAGTCATTGGCATATTTATGAGCCAGCCGCTCCCCATAGACGCACAGGCAGCACTGGAGCATCGAACATGAGCCTGCCGGGCGGCAACGGCATCGCAGTCTCATCGAAAGACCCTCTTCCAATCTCCCAATCGCACCGATCTCCCAACTCCCATTTGGCCGGATGACTTGGATTGGCTTCAGCTGGGTCCCATTGGCGCGTGGGCTGGGTTTGCTGCGACGCTGGGATGCTGGGATGCTGTCGCCCGAAGTGGATTTTCTGTTCAACAAGTAGTTTATGATGTTTTTGTCAATTCATGGCAAAATTAATGACGCTGCAGAAAAGCACACGCACATGGAATCTGcagcacagagagaaataaaGGGGTTGAATCTCAAAAGTTGAGTTAATTTACTGGTGGTATAGATGGGTTTTACTTGTAGATTTATCCTAAATATCTCCATGTTATGgttagcatttaaatgtaaaggcTCTGAAGGAATTGTGTTTTACTAGAATTACCCCTGAATTTCTTTCAGTTTACAAATTCCTCCATATTTCTCTCCCTGTATCATACCTCTCCCTGGCAAGGCGTTAAAAATTGTTGCCCATAAACTTAAAGAACTGCAAAGGAGTTGCCTGCTCGCAACTCCCCCTGCGGGACCGCATCCACCAGGTGCTCGGCTTGGGGCTGAATCTGCATTCAGAAATGCCATTAGTCACATTTGTGGGCCACAGTCGCAGGCGCTTGTAGCCACGACGACTTGTAATTTTCTCCTCATCCGCGCCGGAACCCGTTTGGATAATGCCGAGAGGGGTTCAGGGTCGGGTTCTGGCTGGAGAGGATTGGGTATGTGGAATGGGGCTTTTTGGCCGGCCTGCACAAATATTTCTATTGCCGTTAATGGCGTTAATAATTTTAGCGTTCCAGGCCGTTGGTGTGGATGGTGGCTGGAGGATTAGCCCGCGTCTGTCATGTTCCGGGATGACGTTACATGGCCCCAACtgacagccagcagcagcagctgggaaATATGAATAAGCAGCTAGCCAGAACCCAACTTTGGGCGGTGGCTAATGCGAAGTTAATTGGAAAATGCCAGCCCAGAGTCAGAGCCAGGCCAGAGTGGGCCGAGTCGGTGCACCGCATCAGGATTAGTCGGAGCAGCAAATGGCGTATCGGATTTCAAGCTGCTCGCTTGGTAGCCACCGCCTGTCACTCGGCAGCGGCAATGCCACCACTGCGCAGAGATAACTCCCGATTCCGATTTCGATTCCGATCCTGAGCACTTGTTCAACATGccgcagcaggagcagccagAGCATCTAGAGGAGATGGAGCCGCGGTAACGGGAGTAGTCCCAGCTGCCACCGCTGCCACTGGCGGAACAGCGGCCAAGTTGACGACATGCAATGCATCCGATTTCAACGAAAATCCTTAAGATACTCCACGTTTTGCAGGTGCGAATTCCATAAAGTATCTGCTGACAAAGTTTCAGTTACCTTTCTCCTCTACAGGTTATATGTCACTAAAGATTGCTccttgaaatataatttttattgcaaaGCATTCAACTTTtggaataaaaattaaataaatcacaattagttatttattatttaaaaaaagggctttgacttgttttatttataggtGCTAATTGACTTTTGAACAAagaaattgtatattttggtttgtatttaatttattaattttattgaagcctttttgttttcacaaaTCGATCATAACTATGCCAAAAAttccttaatttaatttagataAATTTCTATTAGATAAGAAAATCGTCcaattggattttttttttttttatcaatgaAATAATTCCTTAACTATTTAACTATGCAGATACACACTTATATTTcagatatttaaattagttgtaaatatttatatatagaaaaggtCCATTAAGCGATTTATAGCCTTATCCCTAACCTTATCAAAACTTTCTTTGTAGAACCAAGTTATTTCCCAAACttaataatcattaaaaatattttcatttaatttttaatcagTTCCATCTCCTGGGAACAACTCTACTGAATTTTATGCTGATCTCACCGAATAAATCTGAACAATCGCCACCTGCGACTCGGGCGATTTGTGTCACTTTCAAGATTGGCGTTTGGTTGCTCAATTTATAAGTTTGCTGCCCGACGATATGTTCGCCATTTTGGAAAGATGTGTGTGCGTTTTAAGGCCGGCTAATGAACACGCCTACTGCCAGCCACCTGTGCCAGAGCAGGTGAGTGTGTGCTGGCCGTGGTGTGTGTGCTAGTGCGAGTACGAGTGCGTGAGCTATGGTAGTTGTGATTTGCAATTATAAAAAACACGCATACGCCGCATAGGCCAAAGTCGAGCAGCAGCCATTGCAGCCAAACGGAGTGTGTGTGCCTCGTGTTTTTATGGGTATTTGTGAGTGAGTGGCTCGAAGCACTTGCCTTTAAATTGAGAGAGCGAGAAACGCTGACAAATTCGGCAGGCaaaccccccaaaaaaaaagctctCAGCTCACTGCAAAAACACAATTTATTTGCGAATAAAATATGCAGCGTGTAAACTCCAATTAGACGCTAATTTCAGccataaaatgcaaatgtgCGTGCAGGAGTTGtactatttttttctctctatttttttttatttttattttttactgtgAGCCACATTCACCAGCGGCCTAAGGCTAAACCCGCGCCACTGGAGGCAAAGTGAATGGAATTGCAATTAATAAATGGCCGCTAGCCGCACCTGACCATGCCCACTAAACCGATCAATAAACAATGAGCCACAATGTGGCATTAGTGCATAAATCCTGTGCACACACTGAGACAACCCGCAGGGATTGCGTGCCACctcaaagaagaaaataaaatgaacaaGAAATAGAGGATATCGCCCACGTCTCGGACCACATCGATAATTGCCAATTATGCGACGAATCAAAGCGGCCAAATTTGGCAGGGAAAAAGTCAAAATAAAGCCaagtttttattacaattttccAGCCTGTGGGACTCGACCGAGACTCCTTTGCTCTTTTTGTGactttgtttcctttttttttttttttttgtaatgaagtcattataaaatattggcCCAGCTCCAGTGCCTGCTCGAGATACAGCTCGCCTGGCATTGGCCATAAATTCTCATTCGTGCGCGTTTCCCAAACTCCAAACTCAGCTCTCAACCTGTCACGACAGCTGCGCGCCGTCTAATCTAATCCCATTGagtttttctctattttttcctttggtttctcttatttttatcCAAGTTTTCCTTTTGGTTTTTCCCTCACATGGCTTTTGGGCCCGCATTATGGATGCAGGCCGCTCATTAAGCTGACGCTGGGCAGCCCATAAATCCAAATTCGAATGCGAATGCTATGCCGCCCACCCGTCCGAGTCCACATCTCATGCATGGGCCATATCCACAGCCAAATCTAAATCCCAAAACCAATTCGCGTTCGCCGGGTGACTGATCGCAGTAGCTGACACGGCATCGGCATCGCCACCGTCGATCTGCGGGATCATGGAGCTTTATGGCTCCACTTGACTGCAACTGACACACACTTTGTTCAGCTGTCGCCCGGGCGGTCTCGAGGTTTCAGCCCCAGTGTCCAGTGTCCACCTCCTGCTCCAAGTCCCAGTGCCCCGGACATGAGCTGGCATTTCAATTGGGCGGCTGGGGCCACTCCCAAGGGCTTAATTTGGTTCAACTGGACCGACATGCACCCAATTTTAAATCAGCCAGCCGGAGtatattaaattgattaatgaTTGCGACCACAAAAGGGGCTATAAATCCTTCAAATGCAATGAATAGGTTAACAATTAATTGTCTGTttaatagatagatattaTTATGTCCATGTTTTTGAGCCAAGATTATATGAATATCAAATATTCAGGCAAACGAATAAAGAATCTAAgccaatttatttatgtttaaatttaaagatattAATATGGCTTCGACTTATCCTTAAATAATCctttatttaaatctaaaattgtaaaaatattgtataataCTGATgatatatttcataaatttcataataatttacaatatttattaagctacaaaattaattccaaacaaatttattattaaagaaaatttagtaaaattctatttaatgtaccagaactttttaaatattaattagatttgaatttaatatgcttctaaaataagttttaattaaaaataagtttataCCTTATAAAGAtcacatttttattataaaaaaacttaaaaatcaattagtaTTAAGCCAGAAACAACCTAATATCTGCTTTCAATGACTCAACTATTTTTCTCCATCAGCAATCAGCTAGGAAATAATTTCCGATCAGCTTTTTATCAGTGCAAACTGATAAATGACGTGAGAGATATGCATGTTGTGATTCCCGCGGAAATCAAAGATTCTTTTACCTGTTCACATT includes:
- the Atg9 gene encoding autophagy-related protein 9A, yielding MSSPHINYRSLDEEMASPFQEQRRPPVTVITTTEKAKDAKTQAAAAHLDPLDDHGLEQALEEPDTEHEAEDTPRNSGVMIHMVPETGRARWNHIEDLDSFFSRMYQYQQKHGFQVIVLDEVLQVLEFGFVVWLLVFVTHFVRYDELFGDVPHNGTKTTLSDVIYPTSEWGKRVGFFTYLIVFIAAIYLGIRLLKMVYHITQFADIRRFYNSALHIEDSELDNFTWHDVQQRIRRVQAEQHMCIDKESLTELDIYHRVLRFKNYLVALMNKQLLPVRFHLPLIGEVVSLSRGMLFNIDFILFRGPGSPFQNNWQLRDEFAVRSNQTELAQRLSKLILGVALLNLLLAPVIFVWQLIYFSFSYANILRKEPGALGLRTWSNYGRLYLRHFNELDHELDARLNRAYEYADRYLNSFSSPLLAVIARNLLFISGGLLLFLLVLTMYSIHVAEVEHVVTIMAVLTTVGVIARTLVPDENLIWCPEQLMTAILAHVHYLPSEWRQQAHTARVRQEFGHFFQFKAGYLLSEVFSPFVTPFVLIFVFRPKAMELVRFFRTFTVSVRGVGNVCSFAQMDVRKHGNPDWQLASELDEMTRPGTQQPHHQQQQQDPQQRSLAGGKTEMSLLRFTLNNPEWQMPKEAKQFLRGVREHAVGELVQAKTSTVQENPLTNSLVSFGTIGEEYCSLANSVLAAQLTPHQLEISQSLRPGMAPGQSRGPTSGGFPVAGSDFRQMLQQNLSASMGPTDSMRHLGLSRAEGRVEGPGETLLYGLCGMEPRVGRTPLNVGVADMCLSALYLHELSQQRRQARQSRIDEAEDERPGPSNWPPRPPPAAPPATAGSRHTVITSKAAESTPLLGSIRS